Proteins encoded by one window of Lathyrus oleraceus cultivar Zhongwan6 chromosome 1, CAAS_Psat_ZW6_1.0, whole genome shotgun sequence:
- the LOC127078070 gene encoding MYB-like transcription factor ETC1: MSDSKYATTANNGQYAYADQMKRETELEFSPEEEDIVVKMFRLVGKRWHLIAGRIPGRTAEDIEKYWNSKFSSSTAC; this comes from the exons ATGAGTGACTCAAAGTATGCAACCACTGCAAACAATGGCCAGTATGCATATGCAG ATCAAATGAAACGAGAGACTGAGCTGGAATTCTCCCCGGAAGAAGAAGATATCGTTGTAAAAATGTTTAGATTGGTTGGAAAAAG ATGGCATCTCATTGCTGGAAGAATTCCTGGAAGAACAGCCGAAGATATTGAAAAGTATTGGAATTCAAAGTTCTCTTCATCAACTGCGTGTTAA